A single genomic interval of Amycolatopsis albispora harbors:
- a CDS encoding NYN domain-containing protein, with protein sequence MTASASPEPEHAGRVPPVPEVRAEPEHPARPVNWAELPEAIRERIAELAAAALGKLPVADIPRQLRPVARFAPAKRAKLGGSALLGTLGESSRFRTAVLEWLREHRPDVLDPNALDSVAAATAAVLLGEASADSRVRLVAKNAEESSLRAERDAALARIQRLEAELERVQAELAEARRVAETARADREDELDRLRGRLREQGVKLRQAKDAAEEAKAAAAEAGGARAEEVAALTAQLERERQRAAAERARADNAVADADVARQSAREAREADEVRLALLIDTIEGAAKGLRRELSLGHAGPLPADVVRGASTRSDGGGKVQDPAALDRLLALPGVHLIVDGYNVSKTGYPELALADQRDRLAQQLGALSARTSAEITVVFDGAGVISVPAAAARGVRVLFSDKGVLADDVIRTLVAAEPAGRPLVVATSDRAVADSVRARGAHPVPSAVLLTRLGRV encoded by the coding sequence ATGACCGCATCCGCGTCCCCCGAACCGGAGCACGCCGGCCGCGTGCCACCGGTGCCGGAGGTGCGCGCGGAGCCGGAGCACCCAGCGCGCCCGGTGAACTGGGCAGAGCTGCCGGAGGCCATCCGCGAGCGGATCGCCGAGCTGGCGGCGGCCGCGCTGGGCAAGCTCCCGGTCGCCGACATACCGCGTCAGCTGCGCCCGGTGGCGCGGTTCGCCCCGGCGAAGCGGGCCAAGCTGGGCGGCTCCGCGCTGCTCGGCACGCTCGGCGAGTCCAGCCGGTTCCGCACCGCGGTGCTGGAGTGGCTGCGCGAGCACCGCCCCGACGTGCTCGACCCGAACGCCCTCGATTCGGTCGCCGCGGCCACCGCCGCGGTGCTGCTCGGCGAGGCGAGCGCGGACTCGCGCGTGCGGCTGGTGGCGAAGAACGCGGAGGAGTCCAGCCTCCGTGCCGAGCGGGACGCGGCGCTGGCCAGGATCCAGCGGCTGGAAGCCGAGTTGGAGCGGGTCCAGGCGGAGCTGGCCGAGGCCAGGCGCGTGGCGGAGACGGCGCGGGCCGATCGTGAGGACGAGCTGGACCGGTTGCGCGGGCGCCTGCGCGAGCAGGGCGTGAAGCTGCGTCAGGCCAAGGACGCCGCCGAGGAGGCCAAGGCGGCCGCCGCCGAGGCGGGCGGGGCCAGGGCGGAGGAAGTGGCGGCGCTGACCGCCCAGCTCGAACGGGAGCGCCAGCGCGCGGCCGCCGAGCGCGCCCGTGCCGACAACGCGGTCGCGGACGCCGATGTGGCCCGCCAGTCCGCCAGGGAAGCACGCGAGGCCGACGAGGTCCGCCTGGCGTTGCTCATCGACACCATCGAGGGGGCGGCGAAGGGGCTGCGCCGGGAGCTTTCGCTCGGCCACGCCGGGCCGCTGCCCGCCGACGTGGTCCGCGGCGCCAGCACCCGCTCCGACGGCGGTGGCAAGGTCCAGGACCCGGCCGCGCTGGACAGGCTGCTCGCACTGCCCGGCGTCCACCTGATCGTCGACGGTTACAACGTCTCCAAGACCGGCTATCCCGAACTCGCGCTGGCCGACCAGCGTGACAGGCTGGCCCAGCAGCTCGGCGCGCTGTCCGCGCGAACCAGTGCCGAGATCACCGTGGTGTTCGACGGCGCGGGTGTGATCTCCGTGCCGGCCGCGGCCGCGCGCGGGGTCCGGGTGCTCTTCTCCGACAAGGGCGTGCTCGCCGACGACGTGATCCGCACGCTCGTCGCGGCCGAACCGGCGGGCAGGCCGCTGGTGGTGGCCACCTCCGACCGGGCCGTCGCCGACTCGGTCCGCGCCCGTGGCGCGCACCCGGTGCCGTCGGCCGTGTTGCTCACCCGCCTCGGCCGGGTCTGA
- a CDS encoding DEDD exonuclease domain-containing protein: MTVARGSGPAQLAFDELGTPLRDTTFVVFDLETTGTKPGPDGITEIGAVKVRGGEVLGEFATLVDPGMPIPPQVVSITGITQAMVFDAPRIDRVLPAFLEFISGAVLVAHNAAFDVGFLRAACQGHGYPVPKPAVVCTVRLARRVITRGETPSHRLSALAALFNSGTVPNHRALQDARATVDVLHGLLERVGSLGVQSLEELLDYLPEVTPQQRRKRGMAAHLSTNPGVYLFRGPGDEVLYVGTASNLRRRVRQYFTGSESRGRIREMVALATGVEGIECAHALEAEVRELRLIAAHRPAYNRRSKNPHNSWWITLTDEAFPRLSVIRLPKDGSLGPFRSQADAKLAADTLSGAARLRTCTQRISATAPAGKPCVLAELGRCGAPCAGHQSADEYRPGVIAVADLFAGRDSEPLRSAARQLELLSDAQHFEQAARRRDELALLVRSVDRAHRLASLATIPELVAANPDGEGGWEFAVIRYGRLASAGVARRGVPPMPVVEMLVSSAETVRPGPGPLHGASREEVGILLRWLCRPGVRLVRTAQPWAEPARGAGSWRPWLDLVGTATALEQVN, encoded by the coding sequence ATGACGGTGGCACGCGGCTCAGGACCGGCCCAGCTCGCCTTCGACGAACTCGGCACCCCGCTGCGGGACACCACCTTCGTGGTGTTCGACCTGGAAACCACCGGCACCAAGCCGGGCCCGGACGGGATCACCGAGATCGGCGCGGTCAAGGTGCGTGGTGGTGAGGTGCTCGGCGAGTTCGCCACCCTGGTCGATCCCGGCATGCCCATCCCGCCGCAGGTCGTCTCGATCACCGGGATCACGCAGGCGATGGTCTTCGACGCGCCCCGGATCGACCGCGTGCTGCCCGCGTTCCTGGAGTTCATCTCGGGCGCGGTGCTGGTCGCGCACAACGCCGCCTTCGACGTCGGCTTCCTGCGGGCCGCCTGCCAGGGCCACGGGTACCCGGTGCCGAAACCGGCGGTGGTCTGCACGGTCCGGCTGGCGCGCCGGGTGATCACCCGCGGTGAGACGCCGAGCCACCGGCTGTCCGCGCTGGCCGCGTTGTTCAACTCCGGCACGGTGCCGAACCACCGGGCGCTGCAGGACGCCCGCGCCACCGTGGACGTGCTGCACGGCCTGCTGGAACGCGTCGGCTCGCTCGGCGTGCAGTCGCTCGAGGAGTTGCTCGACTACCTGCCGGAGGTCACTCCCCAGCAGCGCCGCAAGCGCGGGATGGCCGCGCACCTGTCCACCAATCCCGGCGTCTACCTGTTCCGCGGCCCCGGTGACGAGGTGCTCTACGTGGGCACGGCGTCCAACCTGCGGCGGCGGGTGCGGCAGTACTTCACCGGGTCGGAGAGCCGGGGCCGCATCCGCGAGATGGTCGCGCTGGCCACCGGCGTCGAAGGCATCGAGTGCGCGCACGCGCTGGAGGCCGAGGTCAGGGAGCTGCGGCTGATCGCCGCGCACCGGCCCGCGTACAACCGGCGGTCGAAGAACCCGCACAACTCGTGGTGGATCACGCTGACCGACGAGGCGTTCCCGCGGCTGTCGGTGATCCGGCTGCCGAAGGACGGCTCGCTCGGCCCGTTCCGCAGCCAGGCCGACGCGAAGCTGGCCGCCGACACGCTGTCCGGCGCGGCCCGGCTGCGCACCTGCACGCAGCGCATCTCGGCGACGGCCCCGGCCGGGAAGCCGTGCGTGCTGGCCGAGTTGGGGCGCTGCGGGGCACCGTGTGCCGGGCACCAGAGCGCCGACGAGTACCGGCCGGGGGTCATCGCGGTCGCCGACCTGTTCGCCGGGCGCGACAGCGAACCCCTGCGCTCGGCGGCCCGGCAGCTCGAGCTGCTGTCCGACGCGCAGCACTTCGAGCAGGCCGCACGGCGGCGGGACGAGCTGGCGCTGCTGGTCCGCTCGGTGGACCGCGCGCACCGGCTGGCCTCGCTCGCCACCATTCCGGAGCTGGTCGCCGCGAACCCCGACGGTGAGGGCGGCTGGGAGTTCGCCGTGATCCGATACGGCCGCCTGGCGTCGGCGGGGGTGGCGCGGCGCGGGGTGCCGCCGATGCCGGTGGTCGAGATGCTGGTGTCGTCGGCGGAGACCGTGCGGCCGGGGCCGGGGCCGCTGCACGGGGCGTCACGGGAGGAGGTCGGCATCCTGCTGCGGTGGCTGTGCCGTCCAGGGGTGCGGCTGGTGCGCACGGCCCAGCCGTGGGCCGAGCCGGCCCGCGGAGCCGGTTCGTGGCGGCCGTGGCTGGACCTGGTGGGCACGGCCACGGCGCTGGAGCAGGTGAACTGA
- a CDS encoding Lrp/AsnC family transcriptional regulator yields the protein MITAIVLIHAAADSIPETAQAIADIDGVAEVYSCAGEVDLVAIVRVSAHEDLADLIPAKIGKIPGVHNTDTHIAFRSYSRADTESAFAIGD from the coding sequence GTGATCACCGCGATCGTGCTGATTCACGCCGCAGCGGACAGCATCCCCGAAACCGCGCAGGCGATCGCGGACATCGACGGCGTCGCCGAGGTGTACTCGTGCGCCGGTGAGGTGGACCTGGTGGCGATCGTCCGGGTCAGCGCGCACGAAGACCTGGCCGACCTGATCCCGGCGAAGATCGGCAAGATCCCCGGCGTGCACAACACCGACACGCACATCGCCTTCCGCTCCTACTCACGGGCGGACACCGAATCCGCCTTCGCCATCGGAGACTGA
- a CDS encoding cytochrome b: MSSLTTPTKGSNPAEKAAAAGATWADDRYHLAKGMRHQLNKVFPTHWSFLLGEIALYSFIILILSGVYLTLFFDPSMQEVIYDGAYQNLQGVEMSKAFASTLDITFEVRGGLFVRQLHHWAALIFVAAMFVHMMRIFFTGAFRRPREANWVIGALLLVLGMFEGFFGYSLPDDLLSGTGIRATLSGIVLSVPVMGTWIHWALFGGEFPGTEIIPRLYTLHILLIPGIMLALVGAHLALVWYQKHTQFPGPRRKETNVVGVRIMPVFALKGGAFFALVTGVIAAMSGIFQINAIWNIGPYNPSQVSAGSQPDWYMAWADGMLRIWPAWELYLGNYTIPPVFFVGALGMPILIGLLLAYPWIERKLSGDTAHHNLLQRPRDNPVRTSIGVMALTFFMVLMMSGFNDIIAFTFDISLNVTTWAGRIGILLAPPVAYYLTYRICIGLQRGDREVLEHGVETGIIKRLPHGEFIEIHQPLGPVDDHGHPVPLEYQGASVPKKMNKLGSAGRAVPGGWLVADPPEETAALDRARSNGHGGDGHGPGDVDSSAVGEGATKESKEITSGH, from the coding sequence ATGAGTTCACTGACCACCCCGACCAAGGGGTCGAACCCGGCCGAGAAGGCCGCGGCCGCCGGTGCCACCTGGGCCGACGACCGGTACCACCTGGCCAAGGGGATGCGGCACCAGCTGAACAAGGTGTTCCCCACCCACTGGTCCTTCCTGCTCGGCGAGATCGCGCTCTACAGCTTCATCATCCTGATCCTGTCCGGGGTCTACCTGACGCTGTTCTTCGATCCCTCCATGCAGGAGGTCATCTACGACGGCGCCTACCAGAACCTGCAGGGCGTCGAGATGTCCAAGGCGTTCGCGAGCACGCTGGACATCACCTTCGAGGTCCGCGGCGGGCTGTTCGTCCGCCAGCTGCACCACTGGGCCGCGCTGATCTTCGTCGCGGCGATGTTCGTGCACATGATGCGGATCTTCTTCACCGGTGCGTTCCGGCGCCCGCGTGAGGCGAACTGGGTGATCGGCGCGCTGCTGCTGGTGCTGGGCATGTTCGAGGGCTTCTTCGGCTACTCCCTGCCGGACGACCTGCTTTCCGGTACCGGTATCCGCGCCACCCTGTCCGGCATCGTGCTGTCGGTGCCGGTGATGGGCACCTGGATCCACTGGGCGCTGTTCGGCGGCGAGTTCCCCGGCACGGAGATCATCCCGCGCCTGTACACGCTGCACATCCTGCTCATCCCGGGCATCATGCTGGCGCTGGTCGGCGCGCACCTGGCGCTGGTCTGGTACCAGAAGCACACCCAGTTCCCCGGGCCGCGCCGCAAGGAGACCAACGTCGTCGGCGTGCGCATCATGCCGGTGTTCGCGCTCAAGGGCGGCGCGTTCTTCGCGCTGGTCACCGGCGTGATCGCGGCGATGTCGGGCATCTTCCAGATCAACGCGATCTGGAACATCGGGCCGTACAACCCGTCGCAGGTCTCCGCCGGTTCGCAGCCGGACTGGTACATGGCATGGGCGGACGGCATGCTCCGCATCTGGCCCGCCTGGGAGCTCTACCTCGGGAACTACACGATCCCGCCGGTGTTCTTCGTCGGTGCGCTGGGCATGCCGATCCTGATCGGGTTGCTGCTGGCGTATCCGTGGATCGAACGGAAGCTCTCCGGCGACACCGCGCACCACAACCTGCTGCAGCGGCCGCGGGACAACCCGGTCCGCACCAGCATCGGCGTGATGGCGCTGACCTTCTTCATGGTGCTGATGATGTCCGGCTTCAACGACATCATCGCGTTCACGTTCGACATCTCGCTGAACGTGACCACCTGGGCCGGCCGGATCGGCATCCTGCTGGCGCCGCCGGTGGCGTACTACCTCACCTACCGGATCTGCATCGGGCTGCAGCGCGGTGACCGCGAGGTGCTGGAGCACGGCGTCGAGACGGGCATCATCAAGCGGCTGCCGCACGGTGAGTTCATCGAGATCCACCAGCCGCTCGGCCCGGTGGACGACCACGGCCACCCGGTGCCGCTGGAGTACCAGGGCGCGTCGGTGCCGAAGAAGATGAACAAGCTGGGCTCGGCCGGGCGCGCGGTGCCCGGTGGCTGGCTGGTCGCGGACCCGCCGGAGGAGACGGCCGCGCTGGACCGCGCCCGCTCCAACGGCCACGGCGGCGACGGGCACGGCCCCGGTGACGTCGACTCGTCCGCGGTGGGCGAAGGCGCCACCAAGGAGAGCAAGGAAATCACCAGCGGCCACTGA
- a CDS encoding ubiquinol-cytochrome c reductase iron-sulfur subunit, producing MSSGEEPKPPTEAELADMDRDQLVKLGTNLDGVELVHYEDKWPVKGTKAEKRAERSVAMWFLISALAGLGFVVSLIWWPWQYKTPDDETGHFWYSLYTPMLGITLGIAVLALAVGVLLYTKKFIPDEIAVQERGDGGSKEVDKATIVAQLADAGNRSTIARRSAIKRTVGLGAGALGLATVALPLASFIRDPWKDTENRDSLWHTGWQPNYPGEVVYLRRHTAHLGHEPEEPSLVRPEDLEAGSMETVFPFRESERGNHELLAKALKRSDNPVMLIRLRPADAARVVKREGQEDFNFGDFYAYTKICSHVGCPTSLYEQRTNRILCPCHQSQFDALHYAKPVFGPATRALAQLPITVNEEGYFVARGDFIEAVGPGFWERKS from the coding sequence ATGAGTAGCGGCGAAGAGCCGAAGCCGCCCACGGAGGCGGAACTGGCGGACATGGACCGCGACCAGCTGGTCAAGCTGGGCACCAACCTGGACGGCGTCGAGCTCGTCCACTACGAGGACAAGTGGCCGGTCAAGGGCACCAAGGCGGAGAAGCGCGCCGAACGCTCGGTGGCCATGTGGTTCCTGATCTCGGCGCTGGCCGGCCTCGGCTTCGTGGTCTCGCTGATCTGGTGGCCGTGGCAGTACAAGACGCCGGATGACGAGACCGGGCACTTCTGGTACTCGCTGTACACCCCGATGCTGGGCATCACGCTCGGTATCGCGGTGCTGGCGCTGGCCGTGGGCGTGCTGCTCTACACCAAGAAGTTCATCCCGGACGAGATCGCGGTGCAGGAGCGCGGGGACGGCGGGTCCAAGGAGGTCGACAAGGCGACGATCGTCGCCCAGCTGGCCGACGCGGGCAACCGCAGCACCATCGCGCGCCGTTCGGCGATCAAGCGCACCGTCGGCCTCGGCGCCGGCGCGCTGGGCCTGGCAACCGTGGCGCTGCCGCTCGCGTCGTTCATCCGCGACCCGTGGAAGGACACCGAGAACCGCGACTCCCTGTGGCACACCGGCTGGCAGCCGAACTACCCGGGTGAGGTCGTCTACCTGCGGCGGCACACCGCGCACCTCGGGCACGAGCCGGAGGAGCCCTCGCTGGTCCGCCCGGAGGACCTCGAGGCGGGCTCGATGGAGACGGTGTTCCCGTTCCGCGAGTCCGAGCGCGGCAACCACGAGCTGCTGGCCAAGGCGCTGAAGCGGTCCGACAACCCGGTCATGCTGATCCGCCTGCGCCCGGCCGACGCCGCGCGCGTGGTCAAGCGCGAGGGCCAGGAGGACTTCAACTTCGGCGACTTCTACGCCTACACCAAGATCTGCAGCCACGTGGGTTGCCCCACGTCGCTGTACGAGCAGCGGACCAACCGGATCCTCTGCCCGTGTCACCAGTCGCAGTTCGACGCACTGCACTACGCGAAGCCGGTTTTCGGGCCGGCGACTCGCGCACTCGCCCAGTTGCCCATTACCGTGAACGAAGAGGGCTACTTCGTCGCGAGAGGTGACTTCATCGAGGCAGTCGGTCCTGGGTTTTGGGAGCGCAAGTCATGA
- a CDS encoding c-type cytochrome, producing MTTSKKPASATKPRRRRTKFQRRVAGLLALFVALLSAGGLYALFAPEPQTAQAQVDPALLRKGEEIYNNTCSTCHGANLEGVQDKGPSLVGIGEAAVYFQTSSGRMPAVRQEAQAARKPPKLTPEEIDALGAYIQANGGGPQRPAEKGEELRGESPARGGELFRLNCASCHNFTGAGGALSEGKYAPPLAPATEEQLYTAMLTGPQNMPKFSDRQLTPEEKKDIIAYVKSVNDGNNNPGGNGLGGFGPASEGVIAWIVGIAALVGVTLWIGSRA from the coding sequence ATGACCACCAGCAAGAAACCCGCCTCGGCGACGAAGCCACGGCGGCGCCGCACCAAGTTCCAGCGGCGGGTAGCCGGCCTTCTGGCGCTTTTTGTCGCGCTGCTGAGCGCGGGCGGGCTGTACGCCCTGTTCGCCCCGGAGCCGCAGACCGCGCAGGCGCAGGTCGACCCGGCGCTGCTGCGCAAGGGTGAGGAGATCTACAACAACACCTGCAGCACGTGCCACGGCGCGAACCTCGAAGGGGTGCAGGACAAGGGCCCGAGCCTGGTCGGCATCGGCGAGGCGGCGGTGTACTTCCAGACCTCGTCCGGCCGCATGCCCGCGGTGCGCCAGGAGGCGCAGGCCGCGCGCAAGCCGCCGAAGCTCACCCCCGAGGAGATCGACGCGCTGGGCGCCTACATCCAGGCGAACGGCGGCGGTCCGCAGCGGCCCGCCGAAAAGGGCGAGGAACTGCGCGGGGAGAGCCCGGCCCGTGGTGGGGAGCTGTTCCGGCTGAACTGCGCGTCGTGCCACAACTTCACCGGTGCCGGTGGGGCGCTGTCGGAGGGCAAGTACGCCCCGCCGCTGGCGCCGGCCACCGAGGAGCAGTTGTACACCGCGATGCTCACCGGCCCGCAGAACATGCCGAAGTTCTCCGACCGGCAGCTCACGCCGGAGGAGAAGAAGGACATCATCGCGTACGTCAAGTCGGTCAACGACGGCAACAACAACCCGGGCGGGAACGGCCTGGGCGGGTTCGGTCCGGCGTCCGAAGGCGTCATCGCGTGGATCGTGGGGATCGCCGCGCTGGTCGGTGTGACCCTCTGGATTGGATCGAGGGCTTAG
- a CDS encoding cytochrome c oxidase subunit 3, whose translation MRLVTTAPTISQRVHSLNRPNMVSVGTIVWLSSELMFFAGLFAMFFTVKAQNSSGHWPPILESTGEPIHLNLPYALPFTIILVASSFTCQLGVFAAEKGDVYGLRRWYVITLLMGAIFVGGQGYEYIQLINEGVTIPSGAFGTVFYLTTGFHGLHVIGGLIAFVYLLIRTRLSKFTPAQATSAIVVSYYWHFVDIVWIGLFAVIYIVP comes from the coding sequence ATGCGACTCGTGACAACGGCTCCCACCATCAGCCAGCGCGTGCACTCGCTGAACCGGCCCAACATGGTCAGCGTCGGCACCATCGTCTGGCTGTCCAGCGAGCTCATGTTCTTCGCTGGGCTGTTCGCGATGTTCTTCACGGTCAAGGCACAGAACTCGAGCGGCCACTGGCCGCCGATCCTGGAGTCGACCGGCGAACCGATCCACCTCAACCTCCCGTACGCGCTGCCCTTCACCATCATCCTGGTGGCGTCCTCGTTCACCTGCCAGCTCGGCGTGTTCGCGGCGGAGAAGGGTGACGTCTACGGGCTTCGCCGGTGGTACGTGATCACCCTGCTGATGGGGGCGATCTTCGTCGGCGGTCAGGGTTACGAGTACATCCAGCTGATCAACGAGGGCGTGACCATCCCGTCCGGCGCGTTCGGCACGGTCTTCTACCTGACCACCGGCTTCCACGGCCTGCACGTGATCGGCGGGCTCATCGCGTTCGTGTACCTGCTCATCCGCACCCGGCTGAGCAAGTTCACCCCGGCCCAGGCCACCTCGGCGATCGTCGTGTCGTACTACTGGCACTTCGTCGACATCGTGTGGATCGGCCTGTTCGCGGTGATCTACATCGTTCCCTGA
- the trpD gene encoding anthranilate phosphoribosyltransferase yields the protein MPEHSWPALLNQLIDGVDLSARDTAWAMDQVMSGAATDAQVAGFAVALRAKGETPSEIAGFAEAMLAHARRVHVDVAAVDIVGTGGDRSGSVNISTMTSLVVAAAGAPVVKHGNRAASSKSGAADVLESLGVAIDLPPAGVERCVAELGIGFCFAPIFHPGFRHAGPTRQQLGVPTTFNLLGPLTNPAQPSSALIGCAYADKTAVLAEVFARRGNSVLLVRGDDGLDEITTTATTSAWVVSGGKVREESIDPAAWDIPRSTAEDLRGGDAAFNAEVVRELVSGKPGPVRDAVLLNAAGALAAHAGFTGSLAADIGAGLAKAAEAIDSGAAADLLGRWATLSTSLK from the coding sequence GTGCCCGAGCACAGCTGGCCCGCCCTGCTCAACCAGCTCATCGACGGCGTGGACCTGTCCGCCCGGGACACCGCGTGGGCGATGGACCAGGTGATGTCCGGCGCGGCCACGGACGCGCAGGTGGCCGGGTTCGCGGTGGCGCTGCGAGCCAAGGGCGAGACGCCGTCCGAGATCGCCGGGTTCGCCGAGGCGATGCTGGCGCACGCGCGGCGCGTGCACGTGGACGTGGCGGCGGTGGACATCGTCGGCACCGGCGGCGACCGGTCCGGTTCGGTGAACATCTCCACGATGACCTCCCTGGTGGTCGCCGCGGCCGGGGCGCCGGTGGTCAAGCACGGCAACCGCGCGGCCTCGTCGAAGTCCGGCGCGGCGGACGTGCTGGAGTCGCTCGGCGTGGCCATCGACCTGCCGCCGGCGGGGGTGGAACGCTGCGTGGCCGAGCTGGGCATCGGGTTCTGCTTCGCGCCGATCTTCCACCCCGGGTTCCGGCACGCCGGTCCGACGCGGCAGCAGCTGGGCGTGCCCACCACGTTCAACCTGCTCGGGCCGCTGACCAACCCGGCCCAGCCGTCGTCGGCGCTGATCGGCTGCGCGTACGCGGACAAGACCGCGGTGCTGGCCGAGGTGTTCGCGCGCCGCGGCAACTCGGTGCTGCTGGTCCGCGGGGACGACGGGCTGGATGAGATCACCACCACAGCGACGACTTCGGCCTGGGTGGTCTCCGGCGGGAAGGTGCGCGAGGAGTCGATCGACCCGGCCGCGTGGGACATCCCCCGTTCGACCGCTGAGGACCTGCGGGGCGGGGATGCTGCCTTCAACGCGGAAGTGGTGCGTGAGCTCGTCTCCGGCAAGCCGGGGCCGGTGCGGGATGCCGTCCTGCTGAACGCGGCGGGGGCGCTGGCCGCGCACGCCGGGTTCACCGGCTCGCTCGCCGCGGACATCGGCGCCGGGCTGGCGAAGGCCGCCGAGGCGATCGACTCGGGCGCCGCCGCCGACCTGCTCGGCCGATGGGCGACGCTCTCCACCTCACTGAAGTAA
- a CDS encoding cytochrome c oxidase subunit 4: MKVEARIFDIVTLFAFLVAVVYGVMTGQMSPYGVEPVGLVALILTGGLSLLAGSYLRFVARRIEPRPEDREDAEISDGAGELGFFSPGSYWPVGLAASAATAGVAMAFFEIWLLIVAIVMLLIAIGGLVFEYHTGPNHD, from the coding sequence ATGAAGGTCGAAGCCAGGATCTTCGACATCGTCACCCTCTTCGCCTTCCTGGTCGCCGTTGTCTACGGCGTGATGACCGGGCAGATGAGCCCGTACGGCGTGGAGCCGGTCGGCCTGGTGGCGCTGATCCTCACCGGTGGCCTCTCGTTGCTGGCGGGCAGCTACCTCCGGTTCGTCGCCCGCCGCATCGAGCCGCGCCCAGAGGACCGCGAGGACGCCGAGATCAGCGACGGTGCCGGTGAGCTGGGCTTCTTCAGCCCGGGCAGCTACTGGCCGGTCGGCCTGGCCGCCTCCGCGGCGACCGCGGGCGTGGCGATGGCGTTCTTCGAGATCTGGCTGCTCATCGTGGCCATCGTGATGCTGCTGATCGCCATCGGCGGCCTGGTGTTCGAGTACCACACCGGCCCGAACCACGACTGA
- the coxB gene encoding cytochrome c oxidase subunit II — MGVAERTPASRRSKVGKVTVLAALVAATATGCSGDEVLRFGWPEGVTPQAESMRNLWTWSVIAALVVGVIVWALIFWSVAFHRKKKAAAGVEEELPRQFQYNVPLELFCVVVPVIMVCVLFFFTATTESKVLAKSDDPDVTVDVIAFQWNWEFRYPSESRDAEAQTISTVGSSAEIPILVLPTDRTIRYNLLSTDVIHSFWVPEFHFKRDVMPHPDKNNQDSSFENTIDREGAFVGRCAELCGTYHSVMNFEVRALSPDKYDQFIRLRTQVNPATGKPNTTAEALSALNCGELCAPQATTTQPFNTDRTARTATG; from the coding sequence GTGGGCGTTGCAGAGCGCACCCCGGCCAGCAGGCGGTCGAAGGTCGGCAAGGTGACCGTGTTGGCCGCGCTCGTCGCTGCCACGGCGACCGGGTGCTCCGGGGATGAGGTCCTGCGCTTCGGCTGGCCGGAGGGGGTCACCCCGCAGGCCGAGAGCATGCGGAACCTGTGGACCTGGTCGGTGATCGCCGCGCTGGTGGTCGGTGTCATCGTGTGGGCACTGATCTTCTGGTCGGTCGCCTTCCACCGGAAGAAGAAGGCCGCGGCCGGCGTGGAGGAGGAGCTGCCGAGGCAGTTCCAGTACAACGTGCCGCTCGAGCTGTTCTGCGTGGTCGTGCCGGTGATCATGGTCTGCGTGCTGTTCTTCTTCACCGCGACCACCGAGTCGAAGGTGCTGGCCAAGAGCGACGACCCGGACGTGACCGTCGACGTGATCGCCTTCCAGTGGAACTGGGAGTTCCGCTACCCGAGCGAGTCGCGTGACGCCGAGGCACAGACGATCAGCACGGTCGGCAGCTCGGCCGAGATCCCGATCCTGGTGCTCCCGACGGACCGCACGATCCGGTACAACCTGCTCTCCACCGACGTGATCCACTCGTTCTGGGTGCCGGAGTTCCACTTCAAGCGCGACGTGATGCCGCACCCGGACAAGAACAACCAGGACTCCTCGTTCGAGAACACCATCGATCGCGAAGGCGCCTTCGTCGGTCGCTGCGCCGAGCTGTGCGGCACCTACCACTCGGTGATGAACTTCGAGGTGCGGGCGCTGTCGCCGGACAAGTACGACCAGTTCATCCGGCTGCGCACCCAGGTCAACCCGGCCACCGGCAAGCCGAACACCACGGCCGAGGCGCTGTCCGCGCTGAACTGTGGTGAGCTGTGCGCGCCGCAGGCGACCACCACGCAGCCGTTCAACACCGACCGCACCGCCCGGACCGCGACCGGCTGA